The proteins below come from a single Pseudanabaena sp. BC1403 genomic window:
- a CDS encoding phage tail protein: MNNPKNPFAGIAEGITDQKVIDNILVGYFNDRDISINWLQPARVGKNGGHGEVTNYCRSRKFKAVFDSNEYVIIHIDTDISLELGVPHNDENGQPFSPEHLIEGVIAKFREKIGEDIYNQFANNIIFAIAVHSIECWLLPLHSKEAKSETTGCLSTLSKVFPEMKKEKDYKHYQKISMEYSKNESLLKLYAENPSLKIFIEELAKRNIEITEES; the protein is encoded by the coding sequence ATGAATAATCCAAAGAATCCATTTGCAGGAATTGCAGAAGGCATAACCGATCAGAAAGTAATTGATAATATCCTAGTGGGATATTTCAATGATCGTGATATTAGTATTAACTGGCTTCAGCCAGCTAGAGTTGGTAAGAATGGAGGACATGGAGAAGTAACTAACTATTGTCGCTCAAGAAAATTTAAAGCTGTATTTGATAGCAATGAATATGTGATTATTCATATAGATACTGATATTTCTCTAGAATTAGGTGTACCTCACAATGATGAAAATGGTCAACCATTTTCACCTGAGCATCTAATTGAAGGGGTTATAGCTAAGTTTAGAGAAAAAATCGGTGAAGATATCTATAACCAGTTTGCTAACAATATTATTTTTGCGATCGCAGTTCACTCGATAGAATGCTGGCTACTTCCTTTACATTCTAAAGAAGCAAAATCAGAAACTACTGGCTGTTTAAGCACTTTAAGTAAAGTCTTTCCTGAAATGAAGAAAGAAAAAGACTATAAGCATTATCAGAAAATCTCAATGGAATATTCTAAAAATGAATCTTTATTAAAACTTTATGCAGAAAATCCTAGCTTGAAAATCTTTATTGAAGAACTTGCAAAGCGAAATATTGAAATTACTGAAGAATCATGA